One window of Chryseobacterium sp. JJR-5R genomic DNA carries:
- a CDS encoding HAMP domain-containing sensor histidine kinase: protein MKPLLSKTTRPFLVYVLIILVISIPVYYQVIDQIWKAELDEHNKTIAQKTAYEFNHLKLTDEELKKSIALWNRIQPETDIKEIKGNPPQQDIYSTTEKTKPFAAEPEIERYRRLETVVYLNGRPFVFMVQTNIEETEETIAVIALTTVFFFVMIVLGLLILNRRLSESVWKPFRQTLENLKGFNLNHQQSPVFEKTDTLEFEELHQSLHALIAQNISAFRLQKDFTENASHELQTPLAIIRQKLDVLMQNKDLTRDQYHIAEDIHKALSRSSRINKNLLLLAKIDNSQFDRSETVRLNLLAGQGIHLLAEHFNQKNIQVRSDIYPEIHTQGNADLTEILITNLLMNSIRYTAGGGYVSVTLREGLLQVSNTGNEPLDRQQLFKRFSGSASGTGTGLGLAIIKEICLFHKWDIDYRFENSRHIFTIIL from the coding sequence TTGAAACCCCTGTTAAGCAAGACCACCAGGCCTTTCCTTGTCTATGTCCTGATTATTCTGGTCATCAGCATCCCCGTATATTACCAGGTAATTGACCAGATCTGGAAGGCTGAACTTGATGAACATAATAAAACCATCGCCCAGAAAACAGCTTATGAGTTCAACCATTTAAAACTTACGGACGAAGAACTTAAGAAAAGCATAGCGCTCTGGAACCGCATACAGCCTGAGACCGATATTAAAGAGATAAAAGGCAATCCCCCGCAGCAGGATATCTATTCCACTACCGAAAAAACGAAGCCTTTTGCCGCGGAACCGGAAATTGAGCGTTACCGAAGATTGGAGACCGTAGTCTATTTAAACGGCAGGCCCTTTGTCTTTATGGTACAGACAAATATTGAGGAAACAGAAGAAACTATAGCCGTGATTGCGCTCACTACCGTTTTTTTCTTTGTTATGATCGTACTGGGCCTTTTAATACTCAACAGGAGACTTTCCGAAAGCGTCTGGAAACCCTTCCGCCAGACTTTGGAAAATCTGAAAGGTTTTAACCTTAACCATCAGCAGAGTCCGGTTTTTGAAAAAACAGATACCCTGGAATTTGAAGAACTGCACCAGTCTTTACACGCACTTATTGCACAGAATATTTCTGCATTCAGGCTGCAGAAGGATTTTACGGAAAATGCCTCCCATGAACTGCAGACGCCCCTGGCCATTATCAGGCAGAAACTTGATGTGCTGATGCAGAACAAAGACCTCACCAGGGATCAGTACCATATTGCGGAAGATATACACAAAGCACTGTCACGCAGCTCAAGGATCAATAAAAACCTCTTGTTGCTGGCAAAAATAGACAACAGCCAGTTTGATAGGTCAGAAACAGTACGGCTCAACCTCTTGGCAGGGCAGGGCATTCATCTTCTGGCAGAGCACTTCAACCAAAAAAACATACAGGTCCGGTCTGATATCTATCCTGAAATCCACACCCAGGGAAATGCTGATTTAACGGAAATACTCATTACCAATCTGCTGATGAATTCCATCCGGTATACGGCAGGCGGCGGTTATGTCTCTGTAACTTTGAGGGAAGGCCTGCTCCAGGTATCCAACACAGGGAATGAGCCGCTGGACCGGCAGCAGCTGTTCAAAAGATTTTCGGGCAGTGCCTCAGGAACCGGAACGGGCTTAGGCCTGGCCATCATCAAAGAAATCTGTCTGTTCCATAAGTGGGATATAGATTACCGGTTTGAAAATAGCAGGCATATTTTTACCATTATCCTGTAA
- a CDS encoding RagB/SusD family nutrient uptake outer membrane protein, producing MKKIFITVFSLSIICSCSSDLLDVNPEAQKVSSQFYTNSTEIEQGIISVYGALQYTGQYQLGMPALGELPSDNTYDEVPANDAFTYGELDFFTIQPNNSLIASAWKDNYIGIQQANIILTRIKGIPDMTDALRNTRIGEMKFLRALMYFNLVRTFGDIPLVLKETTNVNEYFGQPRTPVAEVYSAIEADLKESIDLLPAAATQKGRVTKGAALGILGKVLLTQKKFTESLTYLNQVESLGYQLLTDVTKIFDVANKNNNEIIFDVQFASGLNGNSEGSTAFQMFSPSGSVSGAKGHNLPTKEVYNLYTAGDTRRPAYIGLTSSGIPYSKKLVKTSNTIADGGSNFVVLRLADIFLMKAECYAEQNDYPNANLYLNKIKTRAGIPNVNLFTKELLLNEIDHERRLEFVGEGHRWFDLLRTGKAIPVMKAHFTGNQGYSTAQIDAHHLLMPVPQGQINTDPAIKQNPGY from the coding sequence ATGAAAAAAATATTCATTACAGTATTCAGTCTTTCAATCATCTGTTCCTGCTCATCTGACCTTTTGGATGTGAACCCTGAAGCGCAGAAAGTTTCTTCACAATTCTATACCAATTCCACAGAAATTGAGCAGGGTATCATTTCCGTGTATGGCGCTCTTCAGTATACAGGCCAATATCAGTTGGGGATGCCTGCTTTGGGAGAATTGCCTTCAGATAATACCTATGATGAGGTTCCCGCCAATGATGCCTTTACATACGGTGAGCTGGATTTTTTCACCATTCAGCCGAATAACAGCCTGATTGCCAGTGCCTGGAAGGATAATTATATCGGAATCCAGCAGGCAAATATTATTCTGACAAGAATTAAGGGAATTCCTGACATGACAGACGCACTGAGGAATACAAGAATTGGTGAAATGAAGTTTCTTAGGGCACTGATGTATTTTAATCTGGTCAGGACATTTGGCGATATTCCGTTGGTTTTGAAGGAGACGACCAATGTCAACGAATATTTTGGTCAGCCGCGAACTCCCGTTGCAGAAGTATATTCAGCGATAGAAGCCGATTTGAAGGAATCCATTGATCTTTTACCGGCAGCTGCAACGCAGAAGGGCAGGGTAACGAAAGGGGCCGCTCTGGGGATTTTGGGCAAAGTACTGTTGACCCAGAAGAAATTTACGGAATCTTTAACCTATTTAAATCAGGTGGAATCTTTAGGGTATCAGCTTTTAACGGATGTTACCAAAATCTTTGACGTTGCCAACAAAAACAATAATGAAATTATTTTCGATGTGCAGTTTGCCTCAGGATTAAACGGAAATTCGGAAGGAAGCACGGCCTTCCAGATGTTCAGCCCTTCCGGATCGGTTTCCGGGGCAAAAGGGCACAATCTGCCGACTAAAGAAGTATATAATCTTTACACAGCGGGAGACACAAGGCGTCCGGCGTACATAGGGCTCACTTCGAGCGGAATCCCTTACAGTAAAAAACTGGTAAAAACATCCAATACCATTGCGGATGGCGGAAGCAATTTCGTGGTCCTGAGATTAGCCGATATTTTTCTGATGAAGGCAGAATGCTATGCTGAACAGAATGATTACCCCAATGCCAATTTATATTTGAATAAAATAAAAACCAGGGCCGGGATTCCCAATGTGAATCTCTTCACCAAAGAACTTTTGCTTAATGAGATCGACCATGAAAGAAGGCTGGAATTTGTAGGGGAAGGGCACCGATGGTTTGACCTGCTGAGAACCGGAAAAGCCATCCCGGTGATGAAAGCACATTTTACCGGCAATCAGGGCTACAGTACGGCACAAATTGACGCGCACCACCTGTTGATGCCGGTTCCGCAGGGCCAGATCAATACAGATCCTGCAATTAAACAGAATCCGGGATACTGA
- a CDS encoding SusC/RagA family TonB-linked outer membrane protein, producing MKKTTISMMLLGLLCAPQLSFAEANKCFQQSVNQRKTSLIKVFEKLSRTHGVKFFYSVSDLKDIQVDDSAVNYQSLTASLDYLKKNAGLDFNVNQKTVTVRLNPGMAARIGREKAIQSLGDAAMVKDTAKSREKTIDEVVLVGYGKQSRKNNSGSISSIDEKQMKGIASGNFGDIIAGKVTGVQITQANANPGGATSIRIRGIGTLTAGSNPLIVVDGLPLTEGSNLNAIDPNSIAKIDILKDAASAAIYGSRGANGVIIIETKQGQKGRMNVSFDSYYGMQMRSDNVKLVNAYDMATFLKEARDNNYLSKGANRSIDDDTAVRKSKGASLRELIPDYLAPYLAKQPGLTDTDWLNTVMKPAPISQTSLNITGGSDKSKYAFTTSYFNQKGLVIGTGYEKFSTSINLSTDLTEKWKVGVTMTPSYATGTINAGNSRSYNPVQMATTMYPFFKVYNDDGSLAISQQILGNTATDGALVENPVAVQEMTNRKYTLFKTFGNIFTELEVLKGLKYRFSAGGDYSSYEYNFFDPSTVGAYRAAAPDVTFANRTQYTRKNYLIENLLSYDRKWGAHRIDAIGGQSFQQEDNTQLFTEATAFPDNSIRNIAGGTAFKNTLTQYKWRLLSYFSRVNYTYDNKYNLMASYRRDGSSRFGKNSKWGDFYAFSAGWTVSNENFFPENDLVTDLKLRYSLGSNGNNQIPNFGALSLMNQENYSFGGILAPGYATATAPNPNISWEKSRSNNFGIDFSLFKNTLNISADYYILNRDGLLLDVPVPQQSGFSTSLQNIGKIKNSGFELQIASKTFTIAKDFTYSGSFNFSANKNEVLALANGQNQIITGENNFSITKVGGSIGEMYGYNIIGIYKNQAEISSSPHITGTLVGDYIMEDLNNDGRIDVNDKRSFGSGVPKYIIGFNNNFRYGNFELSFSLYSEIGKKIYNADAVTTLESGEGFGMASQYYFDNRYNAVSNPEGFFGMPNMNFSNNRKEARTSNLYFKNADYVRLRSLRLAFNLSQSMLKNIGIENAQIYLVGNNIITLSKYKGMNIDATSDNVLTQGFDQAYYPVAKIYSMGFNLKF from the coding sequence ATGAAAAAAACAACAATTAGCATGATGTTGTTGGGGCTTTTGTGTGCACCACAATTGTCCTTCGCAGAGGCTAACAAATGTTTTCAACAATCCGTGAATCAACGGAAAACATCTTTAATCAAAGTTTTCGAGAAACTTTCAAGGACGCACGGCGTGAAATTCTTTTATTCTGTTTCAGACCTTAAAGATATCCAGGTGGATGATTCCGCTGTTAATTATCAGTCGCTAACAGCTTCTTTGGATTACCTGAAAAAAAATGCGGGTCTTGATTTTAACGTAAACCAGAAAACAGTAACCGTCCGTCTCAATCCGGGAATGGCTGCCAGAATCGGGCGTGAGAAAGCAATTCAGTCGCTGGGTGACGCAGCTATGGTAAAAGACACCGCAAAATCCAGAGAAAAGACAATTGACGAGGTGGTATTGGTTGGCTACGGAAAACAGAGCAGGAAAAACAATTCGGGGTCTATTTCTTCCATTGATGAAAAGCAGATGAAAGGAATTGCTTCCGGCAACTTTGGTGACATAATCGCGGGAAAAGTAACCGGAGTACAGATTACCCAGGCAAATGCAAATCCGGGAGGCGCAACATCGATCCGGATAAGAGGAATCGGAACTTTAACGGCAGGCTCGAATCCTTTAATCGTGGTAGATGGACTTCCTTTGACGGAAGGTTCAAATTTAAATGCCATCGATCCTAATTCTATTGCAAAAATTGATATTCTGAAAGATGCGGCTTCTGCCGCAATCTACGGTTCAAGAGGAGCAAACGGCGTCATCATTATTGAAACCAAGCAGGGACAAAAAGGAAGAATGAATGTTTCCTTCGATTCTTATTACGGAATGCAGATGAGAAGCGATAACGTAAAACTGGTCAATGCCTATGATATGGCCACTTTTCTGAAAGAAGCCCGGGACAACAATTATCTTTCTAAAGGAGCCAACAGAAGCATTGATGATGATACGGCCGTAAGAAAGAGTAAAGGAGCGTCTTTAAGAGAATTAATCCCTGATTACTTAGCGCCGTATCTGGCAAAACAACCGGGTTTAACCGATACCGACTGGTTGAATACCGTGATGAAACCCGCACCCATCAGCCAGACTTCTCTGAATATTACCGGAGGAAGCGATAAAAGCAAATATGCGTTCACCACCAGTTATTTTAACCAAAAAGGGCTGGTAATCGGTACCGGTTACGAAAAATTTTCTACCAGCATCAACTTATCAACGGATCTTACCGAAAAATGGAAAGTCGGGGTCACCATGACGCCGTCTTATGCAACAGGAACCATCAATGCAGGGAATTCAAGAAGCTATAATCCGGTGCAGATGGCTACAACCATGTATCCTTTTTTCAAAGTCTATAATGATGACGGAAGTTTAGCCATTTCCCAGCAGATTTTAGGAAACACTGCAACAGACGGAGCTTTGGTAGAAAATCCGGTTGCTGTACAGGAAATGACGAACCGGAAGTATACTTTATTTAAAACCTTCGGAAATATTTTTACGGAACTTGAAGTACTGAAAGGCCTGAAATACAGATTTTCCGCAGGTGGCGACTATTCAAGCTACGAATATAATTTTTTCGACCCCTCTACGGTAGGCGCATACAGGGCTGCTGCACCGGATGTTACCTTTGCCAACAGGACACAGTATACCCGTAAAAATTATTTGATTGAAAACCTGCTTTCTTACGACAGAAAATGGGGTGCCCACAGAATAGACGCGATTGGCGGACAGTCTTTTCAGCAGGAAGACAATACGCAGCTTTTTACGGAGGCAACGGCATTTCCGGACAACAGCATCAGGAACATTGCGGGCGGGACGGCTTTTAAAAATACACTTACACAGTACAAATGGCGATTGCTATCCTATTTCAGCAGGGTAAACTATACCTATGACAATAAATACAATCTGATGGCTTCCTACCGCAGAGACGGCTCTTCACGCTTTGGGAAAAACTCAAAATGGGGGGATTTCTATGCCTTTTCTGCAGGCTGGACGGTAAGCAATGAAAATTTCTTTCCTGAAAACGATCTGGTGACCGATCTGAAGCTGAGATACAGCCTGGGAAGCAACGGAAACAACCAGATCCCGAATTTCGGGGCGCTTTCTTTAATGAATCAGGAGAATTATTCTTTTGGAGGGATCTTAGCACCGGGCTATGCCACGGCTACTGCTCCCAATCCGAACATCTCATGGGAAAAATCAAGATCAAATAACTTCGGAATCGATTTTTCCCTGTTTAAAAATACGTTGAATATCTCTGCGGATTATTACATCCTGAACAGGGACGGTTTATTACTGGATGTCCCCGTTCCACAACAATCGGGCTTCAGCACCTCGCTTCAGAATATCGGGAAAATAAAAAATTCCGGTTTTGAACTGCAGATTGCTTCAAAAACCTTTACTATCGCTAAAGATTTTACCTATTCGGGAAGTTTCAATTTTTCAGCCAATAAAAATGAAGTTTTAGCCCTGGCCAACGGCCAGAACCAGATTATTACCGGAGAAAATAATTTCTCCATTACCAAAGTCGGCGGTTCCATTGGAGAAATGTATGGATACAACATCATCGGAATCTATAAAAACCAGGCAGAGATCAGCAGTTCGCCTCATATCACCGGAACATTGGTGGGAGATTACATTATGGAAGATTTAAATAATGACGGCAGAATTGATGTGAATGATAAAAGAAGTTTCGGAAGCGGAGTTCCAAAATATATCATTGGATTTAATAACAATTTCAGGTACGGAAATTTTGAATTAAGCTTCTCTTTATACAGCGAAATCGGGAAGAAAATCTACAATGCAGATGCAGTCACTACTTTAGAATCCGGTGAAGGATTTGGAATGGCGTCACAGTATTATTTTGACAACAGATACAATGCGGTAAGCAATCCGGAAGGTTTTTTCGGAATGCCCAATATGAATTTTTCAAACAATAGAAAAGAAGCAAGAACATCCAATCTTTATTTCAAAAATGCCGATTATGTGAGATTGAGATCGCTTCGTCTGGCATTCAACTTATCACAGTCAATGCTTAAAAACATCGGTATCGAAAACGCACAGATATACCTTGTGGGAAACAATATTATCACCCTCTCAAAATATAAAGGAATGAACATCGATGCGACCTCTGACAATGTTCTTACACAGGGTTTCGATCAGGCGTATTATCCGGTGGCTAAAATTTATTCTATGGGCTTTAATCTTAAATTTTAA
- a CDS encoding response regulator transcription factor has product MKILIIEDEIELAASIAEYLSGEEYLCEFASTFSNAMDKIDVFEYDCIVLDLMLPDGNGLKILEELKKQEKQDGVIIVSAKNALEDRISGLKMGADDYLTKPFHLSELMARIYSIIRRRNFNNANIVRQDELQVDILAKTVFIDNQPVSLTKKEFDLLIYFIGNKNKVISKSTLAEHLSGDLADMLDSHDFVYAHVKNLKKKLYDSGCRHYLKTVYGTGYKWIETAEN; this is encoded by the coding sequence ATGAAAATTCTAATTATTGAAGATGAAATTGAACTGGCAGCCAGTATCGCAGAATATCTTTCGGGTGAGGAATACCTATGCGAGTTCGCTTCAACGTTTTCAAATGCAATGGATAAGATTGACGTGTTTGAGTATGATTGTATTGTGCTGGACCTTATGCTTCCTGACGGGAACGGGCTAAAGATCCTGGAAGAACTTAAAAAGCAGGAAAAACAGGATGGCGTTATTATTGTTTCCGCGAAAAATGCCTTGGAAGACAGGATCAGCGGCTTAAAAATGGGGGCTGATGATTACCTCACGAAGCCTTTTCATTTATCTGAACTGATGGCCAGAATTTATTCCATCATTCGCAGGAGGAATTTTAATAATGCCAATATTGTCAGGCAGGATGAACTGCAGGTTGATATTCTTGCCAAAACGGTATTTATTGATAATCAGCCGGTAAGCCTTACCAAAAAAGAATTTGACCTGCTTATCTATTTCATTGGCAACAAGAATAAAGTAATTTCCAAAAGTACACTGGCTGAACATCTTTCAGGTGACCTGGCTGATATGCTGGACAGCCATGACTTTGTGTATGCCCATGTAAAAAACCTGAAGAAAAAGCTTTATGATTCAGGTTGCAGGCATTACCTGAAAACAGTTTACGGCACCGGCTATAAATGGATTGAAACTGCTGAAAATTAA
- a CDS encoding glycerophosphodiester phosphodiesterase family protein: MQNHKLLLLLFIAASSFFQAQIKKVSLSEFPDDRVMVVAHRGDWREAPENSVWAVKKAIEKGVDMAEIDLAMTKDSVLVLMHDNTIDRTTTGKGKPSDFTLSEIKKFNLRDGLGVETQMKVPTLQEILEISDGKILLNLDKGFDYIKQVYPLVKKRNMLDQILFKGHESYAEFNQKYGGIKNEIHYMPIIKLGNSEDLKKIENYMRSYRVYGFEFTVGMTEKNLIDFKKLRNKKIKIWVNSLWPHHNAGNNDDLVLENADVYDWYINKGVNIIQTDRPKELIEYLKKNDLYY; encoded by the coding sequence ATGCAAAATCATAAATTACTTTTGCTGCTGTTTATTGCAGCTTCATCATTTTTCCAGGCACAGATTAAAAAAGTTTCCCTATCTGAATTTCCTGATGACAGGGTAATGGTGGTTGCCCACCGTGGCGACTGGCGGGAAGCTCCGGAAAATTCGGTATGGGCAGTAAAAAAAGCTATTGAAAAAGGCGTTGATATGGCCGAAATAGATCTTGCCATGACCAAAGACAGCGTTCTTGTCCTCATGCATGACAATACCATAGACAGAACCACAACGGGAAAAGGAAAACCATCTGATTTTACATTGTCCGAAATTAAAAAGTTTAACCTGAGGGACGGACTGGGGGTGGAAACCCAGATGAAAGTCCCTACATTACAGGAAATTCTGGAAATTTCTGACGGAAAGATCCTTTTGAATCTGGATAAAGGTTTTGATTATATCAAACAGGTTTACCCGTTGGTGAAAAAACGCAATATGCTTGATCAGATCTTATTTAAAGGACATGAATCTTACGCAGAATTCAACCAAAAATATGGCGGCATCAAAAATGAGATTCACTACATGCCGATTATAAAGCTGGGTAACAGCGAAGATCTCAAAAAAATTGAAAATTACATGCGCAGTTACAGAGTGTACGGTTTTGAATTTACCGTGGGGATGACGGAAAAGAACCTGATTGATTTTAAAAAGCTGAGGAATAAAAAAATTAAAATCTGGGTAAACTCTTTATGGCCCCATCACAATGCAGGGAACAACGATGATCTGGTACTGGAAAATGCAGATGTGTATGATTGGTACATCAATAAAGGGGTAAATATCATCCAGACCGATCGTCCGAAAGAATTGATTGAATATTTAAAGAAAAATGATCTTTATTATTAA
- a CDS encoding LTA synthase family protein has protein sequence MITKSNIRKSYDQLIHGRFSAFFSILALYLILCLVIRTLFLVWSCKNAELNVMYIIRAFSTGPLFDLMMGLFYLSVYGIYLFLLPRRFTGSLFDKAFTFFYFFLLFMIMYFSLLAEIPFWDEFGVRFNFIAVDYLIYTYEVVENINQSYPLPLIVSVLAGLVVVTFFALFRLRVFHRAFTDKIPFSRRSLYFFPVVLVTGLLSVLLNNKQADFSNNLVVNELGKNGAFSFISAFRSNELDYDVFYPKLSHKEAFSLVKKDLLQANQRYATQNSDDLSRFTKGSGSEKKPNIILIAIESFSADFLAAFGNRDHLTPNYDRLAGESIFFTNLYATGTRTVRGMEALTLCIPPTPGNSIVRRPDNGHLFSIATVLEEKRYQPYFIYGGDGYFDNMNNFFGGQGFDIVDRNRGNPLSDGIRTARFAIPDSEVSFENAWGICDEDLYRQSVKYADKSSRENKPFFQFVMTTSNHKPYTFPSGKISLPQGDRNAAVQYTDYALGKFIAAAKKKAWFKNTVFVIVADHCASSAGRWEINIARHHIPAIIYNSGEKPGEINRLASQIDLMPTLFGYLHWNYNTSLYGKDINQMGTGQERAFIGNYRTLGMLKNNLFTQINDRKQIKQFTVSGKDRSLSEVNYKNDDLVKETISFYQTASERFKNGKMKVH, from the coding sequence ATGATTACAAAATCAAATATCCGGAAATCGTACGATCAACTTATTCACGGAAGGTTTTCAGCCTTTTTCAGTATCCTGGCGCTTTATCTGATTTTATGCCTGGTTATAAGAACCCTGTTTTTGGTATGGTCGTGCAAAAATGCAGAATTGAACGTAATGTATATCATCCGTGCATTTTCAACGGGGCCCCTTTTTGATCTGATGATGGGACTGTTTTACCTGTCGGTATACGGAATTTACCTCTTTCTGTTACCCAGGAGGTTTACAGGGTCTCTGTTTGATAAAGCCTTTACCTTTTTTTATTTCTTCCTGCTTTTTATGATTATGTATTTCAGCTTACTAGCGGAAATCCCTTTCTGGGATGAATTTGGGGTAAGATTTAATTTTATCGCTGTTGATTATCTTATTTACACCTATGAGGTAGTGGAAAATATCAACCAGTCTTATCCATTGCCGCTCATTGTTTCAGTACTGGCGGGCTTGGTTGTGGTTACCTTCTTCGCTTTATTCAGGCTCAGGGTTTTCCACAGGGCTTTTACGGATAAAATTCCATTTTCCAGAAGATCGTTATACTTTTTCCCTGTTGTACTGGTAACCGGGCTTCTGAGTGTTTTATTAAATAACAAGCAGGCCGATTTTAGCAATAACCTGGTCGTTAACGAACTCGGGAAAAACGGTGCATTTTCATTTATTTCTGCATTCCGGTCAAATGAACTGGATTATGATGTGTTTTACCCGAAGCTTTCCCATAAGGAAGCATTTTCGCTGGTTAAGAAGGACCTGTTACAGGCAAACCAGCGATACGCCACACAAAATTCTGACGATCTTTCAAGGTTTACCAAAGGCAGCGGCAGCGAAAAGAAGCCCAATATTATTTTAATCGCTATTGAAAGCTTTAGTGCTGATTTTCTTGCTGCTTTCGGCAACAGGGACCATCTTACGCCGAACTATGACCGGCTGGCCGGGGAAAGTATTTTCTTCACCAATCTGTATGCAACCGGCACGCGAACCGTCAGGGGAATGGAAGCGCTTACACTGTGCATCCCGCCAACACCCGGCAACAGCATCGTCAGGAGGCCGGATAACGGGCATCTGTTTTCCATTGCTACAGTCCTGGAAGAAAAACGTTACCAACCCTATTTTATCTATGGTGGGGACGGCTATTTTGACAATATGAATAATTTCTTTGGTGGCCAGGGCTTTGATATTGTGGACCGCAACCGGGGAAACCCGCTCTCTGACGGTATCAGAACTGCAAGATTTGCTATTCCAGACAGTGAAGTAAGTTTTGAAAATGCGTGGGGAATCTGCGATGAAGATCTTTACAGGCAGTCTGTAAAATATGCTGATAAAAGCAGCAGGGAGAACAAACCGTTTTTTCAGTTTGTCATGACCACTTCCAATCATAAGCCTTATACTTTCCCTTCCGGAAAAATCAGCCTCCCGCAGGGGGACAGGAATGCAGCTGTACAGTACACCGATTATGCTTTAGGGAAATTTATTGCCGCCGCGAAAAAGAAAGCCTGGTTTAAAAATACAGTTTTCGTTATTGTGGCAGACCACTGTGCCAGCAGTGCCGGAAGGTGGGAAATTAATATTGCCCGGCACCATATACCGGCCATTATCTACAACAGCGGGGAAAAGCCTGGGGAAATTAACCGGCTGGCCTCTCAGATCGATCTGATGCCGACTTTATTCGGTTATCTGCACTGGAACTATAACACCAGCCTGTACGGCAAAGATATTAACCAGATGGGTACAGGGCAGGAAAGGGCCTTTATCGGTAATTACAGGACATTGGGTATGCTGAAGAATAATCTGTTTACCCAGATCAACGACCGAAAGCAGATTAAACAATTTACGGTATCAGGCAAAGACCGGTCATTGTCTGAAGTGAACTATAAAAATGATGATCTTGTAAAGGAAACGATATCCTTTTACCAGACCGCCAGTGAGAGATTTAAAAACGGGAAAATGAAAGTGCATTAA
- a CDS encoding phosphatase PAP2 family protein — MKTVFISLLIFTTCIQNLCAQDSLANTRLQDSVSPLKNNLQDPVYRLSYKKMIVPAVFISYGAAALSIRSLKNLNESTRFEISEHQPDHIRLDNYTQFAPAALVYGLNAMGIQGKHNLQDRSIIYGTSLLITTAVTFPVKNTVKEERPDRSNNLSFPSGHTAVAFASAQFMFREYKDTDFLLGISGYSFAVFTGVYRMLNNKHWLGDVVAGAGVGILSTELSYWLYPKINSLLTGKNKNSHTVIMPYYQNGNAGIGFIKNF, encoded by the coding sequence ATGAAAACAGTATTCATCAGTTTGCTCATATTTACCACGTGCATTCAGAATCTATGCGCACAGGACAGCCTTGCCAATACCCGGTTGCAGGATTCCGTCTCTCCTTTAAAAAATAATCTTCAGGATCCTGTATACAGGTTGAGCTATAAAAAAATGATCGTACCGGCCGTTTTTATCTCTTATGGTGCCGCAGCTTTAAGCATCAGGAGCCTGAAAAACTTAAATGAATCTACCCGGTTTGAAATAAGCGAACATCAGCCGGACCATATCAGGCTGGATAATTATACCCAATTTGCCCCTGCAGCGCTGGTATACGGCCTAAATGCAATGGGTATACAGGGAAAGCATAACCTGCAGGACCGGAGCATCATCTACGGAACTTCTTTGCTGATCACCACGGCAGTTACGTTCCCTGTAAAAAATACCGTAAAGGAAGAAAGGCCGGACCGATCCAACAACCTGTCGTTTCCATCCGGTCATACAGCGGTAGCTTTTGCCTCCGCACAATTTATGTTTCGTGAATATAAGGATACGGACTTCTTATTGGGTATTTCCGGATATTCCTTCGCGGTCTTCACCGGGGTATACAGGATGCTCAACAATAAGCATTGGCTGGGAGATGTGGTTGCAGGCGCGGGAGTCGGTATTTTATCTACTGAACTTTCTTACTGGCTGTACCCGAAAATCAACAGCCTCCTGACAGGGAAAAATAAAAATTCCCATACGGTGATTATGCCGTATTATCAGAATGGGAATGCCGGGATCGGCTTCATAAAGAATTTTTAA